One region of Syntrophobacter fumaroxidans MPOB genomic DNA includes:
- the jag gene encoding RNA-binding cell elongation regulator Jag/EloR, which yields MSVLEFEEKSVEEAIAAACEKLRLPREKLDIEILSKGSSGIFGIVGTRKARIRVTTKVPAVEAAAERAKEILSNILRHVDLPTVIEWESRDDHFYLNIISNGSGLLIGKRGKTLNALQYLVSKILQKEIGENYSVIVDTENYRTKREGSLTELAQQLSEKVKKSHRPLTTGPMNAQDRRIIHLALKEDQEVRTKSKGEGTLRRVVIYPVKKGRKPSRTIADDTGQQ from the coding sequence ATGTCAGTCCTTGAATTCGAGGAAAAATCCGTCGAGGAGGCCATCGCCGCGGCGTGTGAAAAGCTCAGATTGCCTCGCGAAAAGCTCGATATCGAGATCCTTTCGAAAGGTTCTTCGGGTATCTTCGGTATTGTCGGCACAAGGAAGGCAAGAATCAGGGTGACCACCAAGGTTCCCGCCGTCGAGGCGGCGGCGGAACGGGCCAAGGAGATTCTCTCCAATATTCTGCGGCATGTTGACCTGCCCACGGTGATCGAGTGGGAATCAAGGGATGACCATTTCTACCTGAACATCATCAGCAACGGCTCCGGCTTGCTGATCGGCAAGCGCGGCAAGACTCTGAACGCCCTCCAGTACCTCGTGTCCAAGATCCTTCAGAAGGAAATCGGGGAAAACTATTCCGTGATCGTGGACACGGAGAACTACCGGACCAAGCGGGAAGGAAGCCTCACCGAACTGGCCCAGCAACTGAGTGAAAAAGTCAAGAAGTCTCACCGCCCGCTCACGACCGGTCCCATGAACGCCCAGGACCGGCGGATCATTCACCTCGCCCTGAAGGAAGACCAGGAAGTCCGCACCAAGAGCAAGGGTGAAGGGACGTTGCGCAGGGTGGTCATCTATCCGGTCAAGAAAGGCCGGAAACCCTCCAGAACGATTGCCGACGACACCGGTCAGCAATAG